The DNA segment CTAACATCACACAAgtgaatgcacacactcacacacacattgagacaatatgcatgtgtgtgacaggtCTGTTAAATTGTGCTGATAAAACAGAGTTCAGGAGTTTAGTAGCAACTGTATCAAAATGGAAAGGATGTAGGTAAATgttccctcctcacacacacacacacacacacacacacacacacacacacacacacacacacacacacacacacacacacacacacacacacacacacacacacacacacacacacacagcaacccTTGTTAGGAAACTGCATtgattgtggacagcctaaGTAAAACATTAACCTTATCCTCAACCAGGATCTtagaatttatatttatattatacctaaagaggtaacaaaacgagtatgtacacacacacacacaaagttctGTCTCTATGACTTCAGAGGCAATTCAATTaatttacattgatttcctgcagACTCACTCTTatcttaacctaaccctaacctaatgTAACCTTAACCTAACATTACCTGAACCTTAACCCAACTTCAGCTAACCTATAACCCAACCCTgacccttaccttaacctaatCTTACCTGAATCTAACCATAGGCTAAAcaaacctaaaccttaacctaTTCTTACCTGAATCTAActttaacctaacctaaacctaaccctaaaccaaACCTAAAACataccttaaaacatgtcttcgCCTTAAACTTTCATAATTCATATGATGGGGAACCTGCTTTTTACACCCACAAGGAGGAATCGCCCCTTTAAATTTGACTGTGTGGACAGATTTAGGTCTCCAGGatatgagtaatacctggatataacacacacacacacacacaaacaaacaaacacacccctCACCTCGTCCTCCTGGTCGtttctgaaacacagacacgcTGCCCTCCTCTTGAAGCCCTCTCCGTCGTACGTCCTGGTCTGGTTGGGCTTAAACTTCATCATTAATGTCCGAAGTCTTCGTCCAGCGCCAGCAAACGttcaatttaaagaaaatagaagTTGTGAACCGGGAAGACCTGACTTCAACAGAcgctgaagaggaggaggaggaggaggaggaaggtggttGTTTTTCTCCGCGGGAGCAGCGTGGTGTCCCCGCAGTTTGTCCCCAGACTGAGCCTCTTCACACGGTCTGAGTGACGAAGAGGAGACGGAGCCTcggttcattcattcatctctgAGCTCCGACACCACGTCACCCTGtcactctgcatgtgtgtgtgtgtgtgtgtgtgtggatatatgGAGTCAGTGTCCACCATGGAGGAGCAGACCCGCtgtcaaccacacacacacacacacactcactctctcactcacatctGGGGTGGGCGAGCTGCCACcagctggcacacacacacacacacacaaacaagaacagTAATGAGCCAAACATGCATCAAGTGTCTTTATTCATGTTCTTCCTTTAAACTGATCAGTAATCATCGTGCCCTAGTGATGCATTTAATGCTGCTTTCAATTGCTTTGaagattatttcattttaaggccatttaagtctatttgttgttttatttccagtaCTAAAATAATGTATGAATACATTTATGATCATCTTTCCAAAGCAAACCCTTACATTTCATCCACTATCAGAGGTTTTGTAACCCATAGAAGAGCATTATCTCTCCACTTTCCATTACATATACAGAACTTAGATCATTTACAGGGAGGagataaacacaaataacattAAGGGCTTATTTGAATGCATACATGAGctttcttttacattacatttgacATTAcgttatttgtattgtttaaaagtgaaattaatCAAGTTTGGCCATTGCCTATTGATGCATGTTCCCCCTGTAGCATGACTTACTTGATTTATATCTTAGCAACTAaggtaaatattttattattcatatgaACTTAAGTTAGCATTTAGGTTCTCGTGTTGGCCCCGTTTCTCATAATATCTGAAAGGAAACATAAGGTAATTTCCTGCTGATTTAAGGGAAAATAACCATTAAACTCAATGTGTAAACCACTGTTAGAGCAGGGACGCAGCCTGGTGGTAAAACTCAGTAGTGAGCTTCTTATGATGAAGTGGGTGAGGCCTGAACTGTGTTGCTGCCGAGTGTAGAAGGTACAAAGCTCAGGACGGTGCCCCTCTAGTGGACGTCATCCACTCTGCATCCACTAGACGTGTTCAAAAGTGacaatgtgtcagtgtgttgatgtgttgacaTTGTAGACTGTTAGGACCACAGACATCTGGGAGCACAACAAGAGATcactctaataataataataataactattactattattatttctaaatggaataataaataatccaaTCAACGTGAATTTGGGAATGATGGAAGTGATGATGATCCAGATCCAAAGCAACACTATGAGGTTTAAAAGGTTTGTGGAAAGTCAAGGACCAAACCatgtttacaaaaataaataactaataagCAGAAGACTTGGACGATTCTGTGGAAGAGGACCAGCTCCTGATATAAAGTTCTCATTCtaaagtgatgaaaacacaattcttagtttcaggtgattatcCTCTAATAAGAAAAAAGTGATTGTTGATATAGTGGTATTTCATTCAATCGCCTAAATTCCACACTGGATTGTGAAGGGAGTACTTTATAACAGTACTTATTGCATCACTGGCTTTGCTCATGAGCTTTCTGACCAAGGTCTCAAAATCCAACCTGTAAGCCATCCCTACAAACCAAAACATACATCAACAGAAGGTTTCACACTTACATGTCCTTTCAATCAAGAGTCCCACACGGGTAGCTGTTTATTAATCAATAGATTTTATTTACAGAACATAAAAGTATGCAGGTGAACTGTTCCATAGCATCCTGGGAGCAGGAAGACATTTCCACTCCAGATGAATAGAGAGAATGAATTTATAGACAGTGAATTGAATACAGACTTTTCAGCCAAAGACCAACTACGACCATCACGAGTCCCAACGGCCCTCCCCCGATCATTTGGAGTTTGATCCCGCAACTACTAAGCATTATGTCCCAAACAGGTCAGCCCCGCAACACCCACTCAAATTATCAAACAAATGACAGCTCACGTGTAATCCCTGCTTTGTGAAATAAATGCCATTGGAAAAAGTAGACCAAAGTCTTGAAGAATTAGACTGAGGTGAAACACACAGGGGAAACAAGCGGAGGAGTTAGTATGGCATTAGAAAGATTCACAAATAAAAGGCTGGATATGGTAGTAAAACATACACTATGTGCTAAAACTAAAAGGTTCTCAATGTCCACCGCACCCTCCGCATTCAATCTCACCTTCCCCAAGCTTACATCCAGGTCTACAGAGTGGTTGAAAGTTAATGTGGCAGGCTgagtatatttttttaagtcattttatttttaacttaataaagcCAGATGTGACTTAAAGAAGACGTATGATTATAATTACCTATGTGTCCTGCTGCATCACCTTCACAGGACGAAACTCTGCTCGGACTCCAGGTGAGTGTCTACAGCGGGTTAGTAGCGGTTAGCTgcttttaataaacaaacagcagcacaataaaacaaagatcctttaaaaaaaaaaaaaagtagacaAACATAAAATGTATACCGTATTGACCAAATCTAGCCAGTCTCTCCTCTCCACCCATCTCACGCCATCCCCGACACAGAATACCCTCTTCCCCCCTTAACGTGCATGTTTGAGCACGGTTGGTAAAATCCTCCCGAAAAAAAATCAATGGACGAAGAAAGCCAGGTGAGAAGATCTAAAACCTCTGCCCATGCATTTCAACAGTAGTGGGTTAGGGCAAAGACAAGCCATTTCATCTCTAGTGTGCATTCAAATCACCAGTtgtcagcagtttttttttcctttacgTTATATTCATGAGTATTCAATAATAAacgcgtatgtgtgtgtgtatttatattagAGATATTTATTTCGATATTTATTCATGTAAGACTGTGTCCTTTAAATGCAAATGATGTAGGAAGAGGTCCTGGCAGAACATGAAGAGTTGTGTTCACACTTGACTTCCACTTGTGTCTCCTCTTGTCAGGCTGCTCTACACTTCATTCCTGCTTCCAGCGTAAAGCCTGGTCCAAGTCCTGGCTGTAGAgggaaaagcaaacaaacaccataaaaacacacaaactgatgacAGTTGACCGCTCTGAAACACAGTTGATTCGAAACAGCTTTATTGCCAAGTCAGGAGTAAAATATATTGGAAAGACCAACATCACCAACAAACTtaactttatattttgttaacTTTATTGGGAAAATCGTCATTGAACTCTGAACTGACGCTACAAGTCATGAATCACATTTTACCCTCAGGACTTTACTGTCATgaggattatttaaaaaagcttttcataAAGAAAACTACCTTTTAAATAGAGtttcactgtttattaaaatgtgagAGTGTTGCAGTTTCATCATATTTCAGTAACTGATATATTTAGTCAGGACTGGACATTAactttttatgcctctgcaccAGCAACAGCCTGTGACCGGAGGCATTATAATTTCAGGTTGTGCGTCCCGTTCTTGTGAACATAATATTTCATGAACCCTTGATGGTATTTCTTAATTTTGGttcaaacattcagttggactcaaggatgtAATGCTGAGATTTTGCCTAAATGGACAGCAGACTAGACAAGAGCTGGATATAAAGTGCAGTAAACTTGGCTCTGTGTTAATAATGAAGTGGGTGAGGCTTGTAATGGCCGAGTGTAGAAGTTACAAAGCTCTGCACAGTGACCCTCAAGTGGATGTCACTGCAACTTTGTTTTGAACCTGAACAGATCACAGTTAAATGGTCTATATTTATacagcgcttttctagtcttaatgacaACTTTACAGTAAAGTTTATTGCCATTcgcacacagtgcatctatgagcAACACTTTTTCCTAGTCGGGGTCCAGTATCCTTCCCAAGGacactgggatcaaaccactgaccttctggttacaggacgaccactctaccccctaGCCACAGCCTACCCAGTTAGTTCTCACCTATTTCTATGGCTTCAGCTTCGTCGGCCTTCCACCTCTCTGCAACATCATTTGCAAGAGGATCATCAGGGTTCGGAGCACTTAGAAGCGCCTGGATCGAAAGCAGCACTGTGCGAATCTGCAGAGCTGGTGACCATTtatctgggggaaaaaaaatcaaaaaacagaTATTAACGAGACCAAAATAGAGAATAAGATAAGCAAAGTGACAATCGAGTGTAAGATGATGAAAgtagagtaaaagaaaaagcacaggAATAGTTCATCTATTTAAAGCTGCTGGAGTTGTGAAGTGACAGAGGTGATACGCAACCATTGTGGCTAGAAGCTCCATTTCAGGGTAAAAAGTGTAACACGAGAGGCACTTGATGTTTTGAATAAGCTGAAATTGGCAAGTCGCTCAGAAATAGATCAAACATCAAGAGCACAATACATACAATGCTTTCCTACAGTCACAAGCCTGACTCAACAATGCCAATGCAAAGTACCTATTAAAAAGGGAAGAAACACATTCTGTCAAGTGTTATTGTAACTATCTGAGGAGGAATGTGTGTATATTAAAGCAACTGTTGAGTTTGATAGTACACCCACTGCCCACCCTAAATGCCTGTTCTTGCTCAATGCTTTTGGTGAGGGAAGGTATGATCTCCTGTGGGAAGCGTGACCCTGATTGATAatccattttcagacatgacctctgggtaaAATACCGGAGAATTGACTAtggagtttacctttcacacatgcacaacatagcgggaggttctctgcacagacgacTTCataacagcatcaaatcctccacattattgaggtgagaggtggagaagccgggtgcagcaggcagagacaggaagtgacttattaactctgctgcgtagAGATATTCACCGCAAGatattggttttcttttctttcctttttttcatgttagaagcgtcatccaCCCCCCCACTCTCTTGCGATGAATCCAGCAAGGTATCACACATCGGATTCTCCTGGATTTCCACAGAGtccagtacatgtctgaaagcagcttttgtgttgctttaaggTTAAACACACTGTAGAGCACACAGAACAGCTGGAGACATATGAAATTGGGTTCTATGTCCCACAAAAGGTCATGAAACACAATCTTCTAGGTGCCCGAGCAGTAACAGTGACATTAATGTGCTGACTTACCTTTCAAAATGTCAAGACATATTCTTCCCAACTTGTCGACATTGGGATGATATATTTTGGTCATGAAGCGTACTTTAGGAGCAGCCATGGGATATTCCTCTGGTAAAAAGAGTTCAAGTTTAAACGTGCCACCCTCAAATGGTGAATCCTGGGGTCCGGCAATGACCACATGGAAGTAGCGGCAGTTGCTCTCATCTGGCTCTGCCCTGATGCCTGGGACAGGCTCTGTGAGCAAGCGCTGAGTTTCctggtaaaagaaaacaaagaaagaaacaaaatgatatATTAGTACATGCTATTGGGAATTGcataatggtaaaaaaaaaactaaatgtaaatattaattgGAAAAATTGTTAAAAACCCTGTTGAGACCTGCAAAAGAGTTAGTCATTTTTGTTCTAACAACAcaggagaaaaggaaggagggCGACTGCAATAGTGACTCAATGCTATGAATCTGTGCAGCAT comes from the Hippoglossus stenolepis isolate QCI-W04-F060 chromosome 5, HSTE1.2, whole genome shotgun sequence genome and includes:
- the ube2na gene encoding ubiquitin-conjugating enzyme E2Na, whose protein sequence is MTGLPRRITKETQRLLTEPVPGIRAEPDESNCRYFHVVIAGPQDSPFEGGTFKLELFLPEEYPMAAPKVRFMTKIYHPNVDKLGRICLDILKDKWSPALQIRTVLLSIQALLSAPNPDDPLANDVAERWKADEAEAIEIARTWTRLYAGSRNEV